One window of the Granulicella arctica genome contains the following:
- a CDS encoding NmrA family NAD(P)-binding protein, with translation MTKSKILVTGATGGTGGWATRFLRDEGHEVRAFVLKDDARADELRSLGAEIAVGNLLDIDSVRTAMEGVAAAYFVYPLAPQLLEATVAFAQAAKEAGVGAIVYTSQMTSRRDSKSHAAQSHWLAEQVFDWSGVPVTHLRPTLFAEWLLYPFSWKDYASKDTLALPFGRGKFAPIASEDQGRVIAKILADPAPHAGHLYKLLGPVELDVYGIAAAASEVLGRTITYTPLEVDEFLAILGKMPDYSSPFFTQHIGAVALDCQNGITGGTNDHVEHITGRPPMTIQEFVTKHKAAFEVTSNSKAIT, from the coding sequence ATGACCAAGTCCAAGATTTTGGTGACCGGCGCAACCGGAGGAACCGGTGGCTGGGCCACCCGGTTCCTTCGCGATGAAGGGCATGAAGTACGAGCATTTGTCCTGAAGGACGACGCGCGGGCCGACGAATTACGCTCCCTAGGAGCAGAGATCGCAGTCGGCAATCTCCTGGATATCGATAGCGTTCGCACGGCGATGGAAGGAGTTGCTGCTGCGTATTTCGTCTACCCTCTGGCCCCACAACTCCTTGAGGCAACCGTCGCCTTCGCCCAAGCAGCGAAGGAAGCGGGGGTGGGTGCCATCGTCTACACCTCCCAGATGACCTCAAGGCGCGATTCGAAGAGCCATGCGGCTCAGAGTCATTGGCTCGCGGAGCAGGTGTTTGACTGGTCCGGCGTGCCTGTGACCCACCTTCGGCCCACCCTATTTGCTGAGTGGTTGCTCTATCCCTTCTCGTGGAAGGACTATGCAAGCAAGGACACATTGGCCCTGCCGTTCGGTCGAGGGAAGTTTGCGCCTATCGCTTCAGAAGACCAAGGGCGTGTGATTGCCAAGATCTTGGCGGACCCCGCTCCCCATGCCGGCCATCTCTACAAGCTGCTTGGGCCCGTTGAGCTTGACGTTTACGGGATAGCCGCCGCCGCGAGTGAAGTGTTAGGACGCACCATCACATACACTCCGCTCGAAGTCGACGAGTTCCTCGCGATTCTTGGGAAGATGCCAGACTATTCCTCGCCCTTCTTTACCCAGCACATCGGGGCCGTAGCCTTGGATTGCCAAAATGGCATAACCGGCGGAACGAATGACCATGTTGAGCACATCACGGGCCGCCCCCCCATGACCATCCAGGAATTTGTTACCAAGCATAAGGCTGCGTTTGAGGTCACCTCCAACTCTAAGGCGATCACTTAG
- a CDS encoding RNA polymerase sigma factor: MNNGLGSSNAAPGTEPGIKTEYVPDNRLVELIRIGSHEAFEILRGRHEKRLLKTAIHILRNREDGEDAVQDSFLKAYRRIETFSGRSTVSTWLTRIVINTCLMQLRKQRTRPTVSLDEPNEHGLSRCDGIPDRSINIEAFYVGWERRELLSIAVSRLKPSLRSVVDAYRHHDYTMAELAEQSGLSVPAAKSRLRRARQALERSPVMNACR; encoded by the coding sequence ATGAACAATGGACTTGGATCATCGAACGCGGCTCCAGGAACCGAACCGGGGATAAAGACCGAATACGTACCTGACAATCGTCTTGTGGAACTGATCAGAATAGGAAGTCACGAAGCGTTCGAGATCCTTCGAGGTAGGCATGAGAAGCGTCTATTGAAAACCGCGATCCACATCTTGAGGAATAGGGAAGATGGCGAAGACGCGGTACAGGACTCCTTCCTGAAGGCTTATCGGCGAATCGAGACGTTTAGTGGAAGATCTACGGTGTCGACCTGGCTTACTCGGATCGTCATTAACACCTGCTTGATGCAGCTACGAAAGCAGAGAACGAGACCCACCGTATCTCTCGATGAGCCCAACGAGCACGGCCTTTCAAGGTGCGACGGCATACCCGATCGCTCAATCAACATCGAGGCTTTTTACGTCGGATGGGAGAGGCGTGAGCTATTGTCAATCGCAGTGTCACGATTGAAACCCTCGTTGCGTTCAGTAGTAGACGCTTACCGTCACCACGACTACACAATGGCCGAACTCGCGGAACAAAGTGGCTTGTCGGTTCCTGCCGCTAAATCTCGTTTGCGGCGGGCGCGTCAAGCTTTGGAGAGATCCCCAGTGATGAACGCATGTCGATAG
- a CDS encoding MFS transporter — MTLAVSRSPMSPPCVASEVHTGVDLQCLASDRRSTLLLTVLGSSMAFMDGSVVNVALPTLQASFRASSYHILWVVQAYSLLGSALLLFCGALGDRFGRMRIYLLGVAVFALASIGCAASFDLSELILARAIQGFGAALLIPQALAILSDTYPESERAGAIGTWSAWTSVSIALGPIVGGWLIQVSGWRAIFLLNIPFTLWIIWLAPKLRRTAYDQPPVTSFPLDYRGAMLNILGFAAIVFALSFVPQLGWKDPRISLSLLTGFVLLFVFVLSQRRSPNPLVPLSLFRSAAFSGANVLTFLAYGALGGAFYIVPYFLIGARHLLPSSAGAAFLPMIAIMFAFSGRVGTIAAKVGEVKFMVVGSALTAGGFALLGLVSKETRYAFGFLPGVLLLGVGITLTVAPLTSFLMSSVVASRRGVASAVNNSVSRLGGLIAVSVVAVAVSHTFNLELGRQLQSSGLPVEMQHVLVSTEGLMLALPIPQQFGYSQTLRAKAIVQHSFVTAYRDVMFGCAFTTFLGTLVIVWTAGKSQFGLESSEG, encoded by the coding sequence ATGACCTTAGCCGTTTCTCGGTCGCCAATGAGTCCGCCATGTGTTGCATCCGAGGTCCACACCGGAGTGGACTTGCAGTGCCTTGCGTCTGATCGGCGATCGACCCTTCTGCTGACTGTGCTGGGTTCCTCCATGGCATTCATGGACGGATCCGTCGTAAACGTGGCATTACCTACACTTCAGGCAAGTTTCAGAGCGAGCTCTTATCACATCCTCTGGGTTGTTCAGGCTTATTCCCTCTTAGGCTCGGCGCTGCTTTTGTTTTGCGGAGCCTTGGGAGATCGCTTCGGCCGGATGCGAATTTACCTTTTAGGTGTTGCCGTATTTGCTTTAGCCTCAATCGGCTGTGCGGCATCATTCGACCTCAGTGAGCTAATCCTGGCGCGTGCAATCCAAGGCTTTGGCGCGGCACTCCTTATTCCGCAGGCGCTCGCAATACTTTCTGACACCTACCCGGAAAGTGAGCGTGCCGGCGCGATCGGAACCTGGTCGGCATGGACTTCTGTTTCTATTGCGCTGGGGCCTATTGTCGGCGGATGGCTGATCCAAGTTTCTGGCTGGCGCGCGATCTTTCTACTCAACATCCCCTTCACTTTATGGATAATCTGGCTCGCCCCTAAGCTTAGGCGAACGGCGTATGACCAACCGCCAGTCACGTCTTTTCCCCTGGACTATCGGGGCGCAATGCTCAACATTTTAGGATTCGCCGCCATCGTCTTCGCCCTGTCCTTCGTGCCGCAACTCGGCTGGAAAGATCCGCGAATCAGCCTATCTCTCCTCACTGGCTTTGTTTTGCTTTTCGTCTTCGTTCTGTCTCAACGCAGGAGCCCCAACCCTCTCGTTCCGCTCTCACTGTTTCGTAGCGCAGCGTTTTCTGGTGCGAATGTCTTAACCTTTCTTGCCTACGGGGCGCTCGGCGGCGCGTTCTATATCGTTCCGTACTTCCTGATTGGTGCACGGCATCTCCTGCCCAGCTCCGCGGGCGCCGCCTTTCTGCCGATGATTGCGATCATGTTCGCCTTTTCGGGAAGGGTCGGAACGATAGCCGCCAAGGTAGGTGAAGTAAAGTTCATGGTCGTAGGCTCAGCACTGACCGCAGGAGGTTTTGCCTTGTTGGGATTAGTCTCCAAGGAGACCCGTTACGCTTTTGGATTTCTCCCTGGAGTCTTGCTGTTGGGGGTGGGCATTACACTGACCGTCGCACCTCTTACGTCTTTTCTTATGTCTTCCGTAGTCGCGAGCCGCAGGGGCGTAGCATCTGCTGTGAACAACTCCGTGTCTCGGCTTGGAGGTCTCATCGCAGTCTCAGTCGTCGCCGTCGCGGTGAGCCACACGTTCAATCTTGAGCTTGGAAGACAACTGCAGTCTTCCGGATTACCCGTCGAGATGCAACATGTACTCGTCAGCACAGAAGGGCTCATGCTGGCGCTTCCGATCCCTCAACAGTTTGGGTATTCGCAGACGTTACGCGCAAAAGCGATAGTCCAACACTCGTTTGTCACTGCCTACCGGGATGTGATGTTCGGCTGCGCCTTCACCACCTTCCTCGGCACGCTCGTCATCGTGTGGACGGCGGGAAAGTCGCAGTTTGGCCTGGAATCTAGCGAGGGTTAA
- a CDS encoding nuclear transport factor 2 family protein, with protein MSNENTAKNKAIAIKVITGVFIKRDTNVPEELFDVGYKQHNPAIPNGSKAIPDLIRALPAEFRYEMGMVIAEGEFVAIHGRYTGWAAKPLIAVDIFRIVDGKLVEHWDVMQEEVPAENTVSGNAMFLPPE; from the coding sequence ATGAGTAACGAGAATACCGCTAAGAATAAGGCCATTGCTATTAAAGTGATCACAGGTGTCTTTATCAAACGGGACACCAATGTGCCTGAAGAGCTCTTCGATGTCGGCTATAAGCAACACAACCCTGCCATTCCGAATGGCAGCAAAGCCATTCCTGACCTGATTCGTGCTCTGCCGGCCGAATTCAGATACGAAATGGGCATGGTCATTGCTGAAGGCGAGTTCGTCGCAATTCACGGTCGGTACACCGGTTGGGCAGCCAAACCTCTGATTGCTGTCGATATCTTCCGAATCGTCGACGGAAAGCTTGTCGAACATTGGGATGTCATGCAGGAAGAGGTACCAGCCGAGAACACAGTGAGTGGCAATGCCATGTTTCTTCCACCAGAATAA